One genomic segment of Stigmatella aurantiaca includes these proteins:
- a CDS encoding Gfo/Idh/MocA family protein: MSRSHVPIRHVALIGLGWHARRVYYPWLEEAALQGRVHLSAAVDLHSNSQAVRGYLAQRRVAPDRLLFTEPTQPSAPLPEELLGQLAELRAAGQLDGVIISTEPRAHHRYVMWALENGVHVLLDKPITAPASAASAAEIAQTLWSGFEDIARALAASPARLVVQAQRRMHAGYCFIQRYLEDFIGEYGVPVSFLDVYHADGMWVMPGEWDREHHPYKHGTGKLLHSGYHFVDLCSWLLESSSRARPVPSELEFQVQTFEPKDFLALLDGRYERLFGPEQVPTPVPSVAHYGEMDLTLMGRVLTGEAVQTLVSLQLLQNSFSRRASPAPAADPYKGAGRVRHERMNLQVGPLLNLQVHSYQSYETRDSRTPLPYGPGHLDHFDVHVFRNADAVGGTPFEKLEFGKAAQPHGHNEQARLALLEAFLDGRPSGSELEDHRRTNLWLSRIYQVIHGQRTGAQATGRMPWSGPTARSTHNP; the protein is encoded by the coding sequence GTGAGCCGCTCTCACGTGCCCATCCGCCACGTCGCGCTCATTGGCCTCGGCTGGCATGCCCGCCGTGTCTATTACCCCTGGCTTGAAGAGGCCGCGCTTCAAGGGCGCGTACACCTCAGCGCGGCCGTGGACCTTCACAGCAACAGCCAGGCCGTGCGCGGCTACCTCGCCCAGCGGCGGGTGGCTCCGGACCGGCTCCTCTTCACCGAGCCCACCCAGCCCTCGGCCCCGTTGCCGGAAGAGCTCCTCGGGCAGCTCGCGGAACTGCGGGCCGCCGGGCAGTTGGACGGCGTCATCATCTCCACCGAGCCGCGCGCCCATCACCGCTACGTGATGTGGGCTCTGGAGAACGGCGTCCACGTGCTGCTCGACAAGCCCATCACCGCCCCGGCCTCCGCCGCGAGCGCCGCGGAGATCGCTCAAACGCTCTGGAGCGGCTTCGAGGACATCGCCCGGGCCCTGGCCGCCTCCCCCGCCCGCCTCGTGGTGCAGGCCCAGCGCCGCATGCACGCGGGCTACTGCTTCATCCAGCGCTACCTGGAGGATTTCATCGGGGAGTACGGGGTGCCGGTGTCCTTCCTGGACGTCTACCACGCGGACGGCATGTGGGTGATGCCCGGCGAGTGGGACCGCGAGCACCACCCGTACAAGCACGGCACCGGCAAGCTGCTGCACTCGGGTTACCACTTCGTGGATCTGTGCTCGTGGCTGCTGGAGTCCTCTTCTCGCGCGCGCCCCGTGCCCAGCGAGCTGGAGTTCCAGGTGCAGACCTTCGAGCCCAAGGACTTCCTGGCGCTCCTGGACGGCCGTTACGAGCGCCTGTTTGGCCCGGAGCAGGTCCCCACCCCGGTGCCCTCCGTGGCCCACTACGGGGAGATGGACCTCACCCTCATGGGCCGCGTCCTCACCGGCGAGGCCGTGCAGACGCTGGTCTCCCTCCAGCTTCTCCAGAACTCCTTCTCGCGCCGCGCCTCCCCCGCTCCCGCCGCGGACCCCTATAAAGGTGCGGGGCGCGTGCGCCACGAGCGCATGAACCTTCAGGTGGGGCCGCTGCTCAACCTCCAGGTCCACTCCTACCAATCCTACGAGACGCGGGATTCCCGCACGCCGCTGCCCTATGGGCCGGGGCACCTGGACCACTTCGATGTCCACGTGTTCCGCAACGCGGATGCCGTCGGGGGCACGCCCTTCGAGAAGCTCGAGTTCGGCAAGGCCGCCCAGCCGCACGGCCACAACGAACAGGCACGCCTGGCGCTGCTGGAGGCCTTCCTCGACGGGCGGCCCAGTGGCTCCGAGCTGGAGGACCACCGGCGCACCAACCTCTGGCTGTCCCGCATCTACCAGGTCATCCACGGCCAGCGGACCGGGGCGCAGGCCACGGGCCGCATGCCCTGGAGCGGACCTACCGCGCGGTCCACCCACAATCCATGA
- a CDS encoding 3-hydroxybutyrate dehydrogenase, whose product MGEMSQKCAVVTGAANGIGLAVAQALSAQGVRVLMADLDAERGQAAARDLPGALFQRTDIASREDCQALMARAKQEWGRVDILVNNAGLQHVSPVEDFPEDKWEHLLRIMLIGPFLLTKYALPLMYAQGWGRIINMSSLHGLVASPYKSAYISAKHGLMGLTKTVALEAADKGVTVNAVCPSYVRTPLVEKQIADQARVHGLSETEVIEKVMLAPAAVKRLLEPAEVAAYVMFLCSEAAGGITGSAQVMDCGWTAR is encoded by the coding sequence ATGGGAGAAATGTCACAGAAGTGCGCGGTGGTGACGGGGGCGGCCAACGGCATTGGCCTCGCGGTGGCGCAGGCGTTGAGCGCCCAGGGCGTCCGGGTGCTGATGGCGGACCTGGATGCGGAGCGGGGCCAGGCGGCGGCCCGGGACTTGCCGGGAGCCCTCTTTCAGCGCACGGACATCGCCTCGCGCGAGGACTGCCAGGCGCTCATGGCCCGCGCGAAGCAGGAGTGGGGGCGGGTGGACATCCTGGTCAACAACGCGGGGCTCCAGCACGTCTCGCCGGTGGAGGACTTCCCGGAAGACAAGTGGGAGCACCTCCTGCGCATCATGTTGATCGGCCCCTTCCTGCTGACGAAGTACGCGCTGCCGTTGATGTACGCCCAGGGCTGGGGACGCATCATCAACATGTCCTCGCTGCATGGATTGGTGGCGTCCCCGTACAAGTCCGCCTACATCTCGGCCAAGCATGGCTTGATGGGGCTGACGAAGACGGTGGCGCTGGAGGCGGCGGACAAGGGCGTGACGGTCAACGCGGTCTGCCCCAGCTATGTGCGCACGCCGCTGGTGGAGAAGCAGATCGCCGACCAGGCCCGGGTCCACGGCCTGTCCGAGACGGAGGTCATCGAGAAGGTGATGCTGGCGCCCGCGGCGGTGAAGCGCCTGCTGGAGCCCGCCGAGGTGGCCGCCTACGTGATGTTCCTCTGCTCCGAGGCCGCCGGCGGCATCACTGGGAGCGCGCAGGTCATGGATTGTGGGTGGACCGCGCGGTAG
- a CDS encoding PEP/pyruvate-binding domain-containing protein, whose protein sequence is MRFSPLLLAALALGLACANDASSGEAPIQEGACALEAAAPRPAFLARLGCQDDFNALASEPLDSSIPGARSVKVVLDQFDNDTLYFQDSTAYAIHYAFVSTNLSGAGKPLVGSLADFNQTEYSAPDRRFLLGSVTYYEGPDVWALEIAPYDTASAALMTKLYGAVRQAGFFGPSLFFHPTSQAVAAEAKKLAASVPVKTTDALFAAIDYQPLNLASSIGRLRFVNAADLEKTYLSYRDIVVLDRVPNDISVVLGLITEEFQTPLSHVNVLSQNRKTPNMGLRNAMANTQLRALDGKWVRLTVGAFTWNITEVTGAEADAYWETHKPAPVQFPAADLTVTGLRDIGQVVTEGSGSLRDAIKRAIPAFGGKAAHYAVLANTPGLPVRQAFVVPAAYYVQFMEENGFYERLDRLMADPAFQEDPAVRDARLKEFRDAMEQAPVNAGFQALLKAKMAADYPGLPLRFRTSTNSEDLEGFPCAGCYESHTGDPSDWEDVLDAIRETWASIWLFRTFEERAYSSIDHTSVVMALLVHHNFPDEEANGVALTANPFDPSGLQPGLYVNVQAGGDAEVVHPPPGITSDQFIYAFHQPGLPLTYLSHSNLVKEGETVLTPAQVFELGKALDAIHERFSPAYGPRAGNTGWYAMDVEFKFDAEPGQVPTLTVKQARPHPGRGQ, encoded by the coding sequence TTGCGTTTCTCTCCCCTGCTGCTCGCGGCCCTGGCGCTGGGCCTCGCCTGCGCCAACGATGCCTCTTCCGGCGAAGCACCCATTCAAGAGGGAGCCTGCGCGCTGGAGGCGGCGGCCCCCCGCCCGGCCTTCCTGGCCCGCCTCGGGTGCCAGGACGACTTCAACGCCCTTGCTTCCGAGCCCCTGGACAGCAGCATCCCGGGTGCCCGCTCGGTGAAGGTCGTGCTGGATCAGTTCGACAACGACACGCTCTACTTCCAGGACAGCACGGCGTACGCGATCCACTATGCGTTCGTCTCCACGAACCTCTCGGGCGCGGGCAAGCCGCTCGTGGGCTCACTCGCGGATTTCAACCAGACCGAGTACTCCGCCCCCGATCGCCGCTTCCTGCTGGGCTCTGTCACCTATTACGAGGGGCCGGATGTCTGGGCACTGGAGATCGCACCCTATGACACCGCCTCCGCGGCGCTGATGACCAAGCTGTACGGCGCCGTCCGCCAAGCGGGGTTCTTCGGCCCCTCGCTGTTCTTCCATCCCACGTCCCAGGCCGTCGCGGCCGAGGCGAAGAAGCTGGCGGCCTCCGTGCCGGTAAAGACGACGGACGCGCTGTTCGCGGCCATCGATTACCAGCCGCTCAACCTCGCGTCCTCGATCGGCAGGCTGAGGTTCGTCAACGCGGCGGACCTGGAGAAGACCTATCTGTCCTACCGCGACATCGTCGTGCTGGACCGGGTGCCCAACGACATCTCCGTGGTGCTGGGCCTCATCACCGAGGAGTTCCAGACGCCCCTGTCCCACGTGAACGTCCTGTCCCAGAACCGGAAGACGCCCAACATGGGATTGCGCAACGCCATGGCCAACACCCAGCTCCGGGCGCTCGATGGAAAATGGGTGCGGCTCACCGTGGGCGCCTTCACCTGGAACATCACGGAGGTGACGGGCGCCGAGGCGGATGCCTACTGGGAGACGCACAAGCCCGCGCCCGTGCAGTTCCCCGCCGCCGACCTGACGGTCACCGGCCTGCGCGACATCGGCCAGGTTGTCACCGAGGGCTCGGGCTCCCTGCGAGATGCCATCAAGCGCGCCATCCCCGCCTTCGGCGGCAAGGCCGCCCACTACGCGGTGCTCGCCAACACCCCGGGGCTTCCCGTGCGCCAGGCCTTTGTTGTTCCCGCCGCGTACTACGTGCAGTTCATGGAGGAGAACGGGTTCTACGAGCGCCTGGACAGGCTGATGGCGGACCCCGCGTTCCAGGAGGACCCCGCAGTGCGCGACGCGCGCCTCAAGGAGTTCCGGGATGCGATGGAGCAGGCCCCCGTGAACGCCGGGTTCCAGGCCCTGCTCAAGGCCAAGATGGCTGCGGACTACCCCGGGCTCCCCCTGCGCTTCCGCACCAGCACGAACAGCGAGGACCTGGAGGGGTTCCCCTGCGCCGGGTGCTACGAGTCCCATACCGGCGACCCCAGCGACTGGGAGGATGTCCTCGACGCCATCCGGGAGACCTGGGCCAGCATCTGGCTGTTCCGCACCTTCGAGGAGCGCGCCTACAGCAGCATCGACCACACGTCCGTCGTGATGGCCCTGCTGGTCCACCACAACTTTCCGGACGAAGAGGCCAACGGCGTGGCGCTCACCGCGAACCCCTTTGATCCGTCGGGCTTGCAGCCCGGCCTCTACGTGAACGTTCAGGCCGGAGGCGACGCGGAGGTGGTGCATCCGCCCCCGGGCATCACCAGCGACCAGTTCATCTACGCGTTCCATCAGCCCGGCCTGCCCCTCACGTACCTGTCCCACTCCAACCTCGTGAAGGAGGGCGAGACGGTCCTGACGCCTGCCCAGGTCTTCGAGCTGGGCAAGGCCCTGGATGCGATCCACGAGCGCTTCTCCCCCGCCTACGGGCCCCGGGCGGGCAACACGGGCTGGTACGCCATGGATGTCGAATTCAAGTTCGACGCCGAGCCCGGCCAGGTTCCCACCTTGACCGTCAAACAGGCCCGCCCTCACCCAGGCCGGGGACAGTAA
- a CDS encoding cysteine hydrolase family protein, with protein MSEHRSKSALLIIDVLNDLEFPGGEKVLPWAEKMVERLAPVAEQARREKVPVIYVNDNFGQWRSNFSELFEYCTRPEARGREIARALKPGPDDYFIVKPKHSAFFSTALVPLLEYLGTEHLVLSGIATNLCVFFSAHDAHMHEYTITVLSDCCCAESDADHDIALDQLKRFLKVRICRGDELDMASLGKDVKGSPSPRGHQ; from the coding sequence ATGTCCGAACATCGCTCCAAGTCGGCGCTGCTGATCATCGACGTCCTCAACGACCTGGAATTTCCTGGGGGCGAGAAGGTCCTGCCCTGGGCCGAGAAGATGGTCGAGCGGCTCGCCCCGGTCGCCGAGCAGGCCCGGCGCGAGAAGGTGCCGGTCATCTACGTCAACGACAACTTCGGCCAGTGGCGCAGCAACTTCAGCGAGCTCTTCGAGTACTGCACCCGGCCCGAGGCCCGCGGCCGGGAGATCGCCCGCGCCCTCAAGCCGGGGCCGGACGACTACTTCATCGTCAAGCCCAAGCACTCGGCCTTCTTCTCGACCGCGCTCGTGCCGCTCCTGGAGTACCTGGGAACGGAGCACCTGGTCCTCTCGGGGATTGCCACGAACCTCTGCGTCTTCTTCAGCGCGCACGACGCGCATATGCACGAGTACACCATCACCGTGCTGAGCGACTGCTGCTGCGCCGAGAGCGATGCCGATCACGACATCGCCCTGGATCAGCTCAAGCGGTTCCTCAAGGTACGGATCTGCCGGGGGGACGAGCTGGACATGGCCAGCCTGGGCAAGGACGTCAAGGGCTCCCCGTCGCCCCGAGGGCATCAGTGA
- a CDS encoding alkaline phosphatase PhoX, translating to MQSQKSKWGSRALRARWGALAVLGLVACTGDTGPSGPSGPEGPSGPPGMPGTPGTPGAVRSLSFTPINVAVTPEQKRSVYASPKAQVNGKEVAIQYETVLRTGKALTGHVFGRMVQKDGSPVKNTDGSEFISPSNDFSALIQKDNRIFELTQFETTPAAMYLSELSQDSNGKLTAISTRPIDFSSVEGYWTPCAGSVSPWNTNLSSEEYPADARLFETAASVSALPSADRSMLRYWGLDPTTATIEQAKAVYSPYRYGYVIEVSVDGSGNTTVAKHYAAGRRALELAYVMPDRRTAYLSDDGVNDGFNMFVATREGDLSEGQLYAARWFQTSPAGAGAGRADLYWIPLGPSATNAQVKALIDGGIQFSHIFETEPQSSDGTCPGAASGFRSINTETGRECLRLKPGQELAASRLETRRYAAYVGATTEFRKTEGITYNPTNHRLYVSFSELNNGMIHDPTNRDLGGPNHVRLARNDCGAVYEMVIAPNSDIGSDYVAETASALVEGVWLGSPGSSYYPETSPYHDPTYTYVDGTGAIKTSPANVCSVSHIANPDNLSFINGYDTLLIGEDTVNGHQNDMVWAYNLTTRELTRIFSAPYGSETTGVYFFPNINGYAYIKTQVQHPYGESDTDKVGSDLSVTHSYTGYIGPFPAMN from the coding sequence ATGCAATCGCAGAAGTCGAAGTGGGGGAGCCGTGCGCTGCGCGCCCGGTGGGGGGCTTTGGCTGTGCTGGGGCTGGTCGCGTGTACGGGAGACACGGGACCGTCGGGGCCGTCGGGGCCGGAAGGCCCCTCGGGGCCTCCGGGAATGCCCGGGACGCCGGGCACGCCGGGCGCGGTCCGGTCGCTGAGCTTCACGCCCATCAACGTCGCGGTCACCCCGGAGCAGAAGCGCTCGGTCTACGCCAGCCCGAAGGCGCAGGTGAATGGCAAGGAGGTGGCCATTCAGTACGAGACCGTGCTGCGCACCGGCAAGGCTCTGACCGGGCATGTGTTCGGGCGGATGGTCCAGAAGGATGGCAGCCCGGTGAAGAACACGGACGGCTCGGAGTTCATCTCCCCGTCCAATGACTTCTCGGCGCTCATCCAGAAGGACAACCGGATCTTCGAGCTCACCCAGTTCGAGACCACCCCCGCGGCGATGTACCTGTCCGAGCTGAGCCAGGATTCCAATGGCAAGCTCACGGCCATCAGCACCCGGCCCATCGATTTCTCGAGCGTGGAAGGGTACTGGACGCCGTGCGCGGGCAGTGTGTCCCCCTGGAACACGAACCTCTCCAGCGAGGAGTACCCGGCGGATGCGCGGCTCTTCGAGACCGCCGCGTCGGTGAGCGCGCTGCCCTCCGCGGATCGCTCCATGCTCCGCTACTGGGGGTTGGATCCCACCACCGCCACCATCGAGCAGGCCAAGGCGGTCTACTCGCCGTACCGGTACGGCTACGTGATCGAGGTCTCCGTTGACGGCTCGGGCAACACCACCGTGGCCAAGCACTACGCCGCGGGCCGCCGAGCGCTGGAGCTGGCCTATGTGATGCCGGACCGCCGGACGGCCTACCTGAGCGACGATGGCGTCAACGACGGCTTCAACATGTTCGTGGCCACGCGGGAAGGGGACCTGTCCGAGGGCCAGCTCTACGCGGCACGCTGGTTCCAGACGAGCCCGGCGGGCGCGGGCGCGGGCCGGGCGGACCTGTACTGGATTCCGCTGGGGCCCAGCGCGACGAACGCCCAGGTGAAGGCGCTGATCGACGGCGGCATCCAGTTCTCCCACATCTTCGAGACGGAGCCCCAGTCCTCGGACGGCACGTGCCCGGGCGCGGCCTCGGGCTTCCGGTCCATCAACACCGAGACGGGCCGCGAGTGCCTGCGGCTGAAGCCGGGCCAGGAGCTGGCGGCCTCCCGCCTGGAGACCCGCCGTTACGCGGCCTACGTGGGCGCCACCACCGAGTTCCGCAAGACCGAGGGCATCACCTACAACCCCACGAACCACCGGCTCTACGTCTCGTTCAGCGAGCTGAACAACGGGATGATCCACGATCCCACGAACCGGGACTTGGGCGGCCCCAACCACGTCCGGCTGGCCCGCAATGACTGCGGCGCGGTCTACGAGATGGTCATCGCGCCCAACTCGGACATCGGCAGCGACTACGTGGCCGAGACCGCCTCGGCACTGGTCGAGGGCGTGTGGCTGGGCTCGCCGGGCAGCAGCTACTACCCGGAGACCAGCCCCTACCACGACCCGACGTACACCTACGTGGACGGCACGGGCGCCATCAAGACGTCGCCGGCGAACGTGTGCAGCGTGAGCCACATCGCCAACCCGGACAACCTGTCCTTCATCAATGGCTACGACACGCTGCTCATCGGCGAGGACACCGTGAACGGCCACCAGAACGACATGGTGTGGGCCTACAACCTCACCACGCGGGAGCTGACCCGGATCTTCTCGGCGCCCTACGGCTCGGAGACGACGGGCGTCTACTTCTTCCCGAACATCAACGGGTACGCGTACATCAAGACCCAGGTGCAGCACCCCTACGGGGAATCCGACACCGACAAGGTGGGTTCGGACCTCAGCGTGACGCATTCGTACACGGGGTACATCGGGCCGTTCCCCGCGATGAACTGA
- a CDS encoding heme-degrading domain-containing protein, whose translation MPITLEQLLAEEAELQFDRLDHDEVMGLGLALLDKARREKLPVVLEVTLGELTVLHCALPGSRPDNADWIRRKKNTVNRFWHSSLYMGRYYASKGTSLTDKPHIDPTEFVDHGGSFPLLLRGLGCVGTVTVSGLAQEEDHALVVGVLRERLAHRRGS comes from the coding sequence GTGCCCATCACCTTGGAGCAGTTGCTGGCGGAGGAGGCCGAGCTGCAGTTCGACCGGCTCGACCATGACGAGGTGATGGGCTTGGGGCTCGCCCTGCTCGACAAGGCGCGGCGGGAGAAGCTGCCCGTGGTGCTGGAGGTGACGCTCGGTGAGCTCACCGTCCTGCACTGTGCCTTGCCGGGCAGCCGGCCGGACAACGCGGACTGGATCCGCCGCAAGAAGAACACCGTGAACCGCTTCTGGCACAGCTCGCTCTACATGGGCCGCTATTACGCCTCGAAGGGTACGAGCCTCACGGACAAGCCGCACATCGACCCCACCGAATTCGTGGACCACGGGGGCAGCTTCCCGCTGCTGCTGCGGGGGCTGGGGTGTGTTGGTACCGTCACCGTCTCCGGGCTGGCCCAGGAAGAGGACCACGCGCTGGTGGTGGGGGTGCTGCGCGAGCGGTTGGCCCATCGCAGGGGCTCATGA
- a CDS encoding nucleotidyltransferase, which produces MSDTDNQTIADDSGPHPQPSSPPPMKRPSKAPPPMQADQRPPIERGAHLLALSALKNAEIPFVVAGAYALHLYTGIYRDTKDLDIFLKRDDVERAMTVLSGMSFQTKMHDPVWIAKAYANDEYFADLIFSSGNGVAVVDDLWIERAHPGVVHGLPILVAPPEDIIWSKSFVCERERFDGTDINHLILARGKQMDWKHLMKRFEPHWEVLLAHVTFYRFAYPGQRDHVPQWVWDELLERARNQKNEPDKKKLCRGMIIAQGQYRVDVQHWGYADARMEEVSTFRDYKKD; this is translated from the coding sequence ATGAGCGATACGGATAACCAGACGATTGCGGATGATAGCGGTCCTCACCCTCAGCCTTCTTCGCCGCCTCCGATGAAGCGGCCCAGCAAGGCGCCTCCGCCCATGCAGGCGGACCAGCGCCCGCCGATCGAGCGCGGCGCGCACCTGCTGGCCTTGAGCGCGCTCAAGAACGCGGAGATTCCCTTCGTAGTGGCGGGCGCCTACGCCCTGCACCTCTATACGGGCATCTACCGGGACACCAAGGACCTGGACATCTTCCTCAAGCGCGACGACGTCGAGCGCGCCATGACGGTCCTGTCCGGCATGTCCTTCCAGACGAAGATGCATGATCCGGTGTGGATCGCGAAGGCCTACGCCAACGACGAGTACTTCGCCGACCTCATCTTCAGCTCGGGCAACGGCGTGGCGGTGGTGGATGACCTGTGGATCGAACGCGCCCACCCGGGCGTCGTCCACGGCCTGCCCATCCTGGTGGCGCCGCCCGAGGACATCATCTGGTCCAAGTCCTTCGTGTGCGAGCGCGAGCGCTTCGACGGCACGGACATCAACCACCTCATCCTGGCGCGCGGCAAGCAGATGGACTGGAAGCACCTGATGAAGCGGTTCGAGCCGCACTGGGAGGTGCTCCTGGCCCATGTGACGTTCTACCGCTTCGCCTACCCGGGCCAGCGCGACCACGTGCCCCAGTGGGTCTGGGACGAGCTGCTGGAGCGGGCGCGCAACCAGAAGAATGAGCCCGATAAGAAGAAGCTGTGCCGGGGTATGATCATCGCTCAGGGACAGTACCGGGTGGACGTGCAGCACTGGGGCTATGCGGATGCGCGCATGGAGGAGGTCTCCACGTTCCGGGACTACAAGAAGGACTGA